ATTGTCCTCGGCGACCCCCGTGACGTCCTCCTCGGCGACCCTGGTGACGTCCCCCTCGGGCTCCTCCTCCCCGCCCCTCCCCGCAGCGGCCCCCTCGCCCCGGCCCTGTCCTCCCGCCCCCGGGTCACCCCCGACCACGGCTGCTACGTCCTGTTCACCTCCGGCACCACCGGTCGCCCCAACGGCGTGGAGGTCACCCACCGCAACGTCGCCAACATCCTCCTCACCAGCCCCGGCTCCCTCGGTATCCGCCCCGGCGACCGCGTGGCCCAGCTGCTCAACATCGCCTTCGACATGGCCGCCTGGGAGATCCTGGGATGCCTCGCGCAGGGCGCCACCCTGGTCATCCGGGGCAAGGACGTCGCCGAGGCCGCCCGCACGGCCACCGTGCTGATCGCCACTCCGACGGTCCTGTCCGGCATCGACCCGGCGGCCTGTCCCCGGGTGCGCGCGGTGGCCGTCGCCGGGGAACCCTGCCCGCGCCCGCTGGCGGACCGCTGGGCGCGCCGCGCGGACTTCTTCAACTGCTGCGGCCCCACCGAGACGACCATCGTCAACACGATGAGCCGCCACGACCCGGCCGCCCCGCTGCTGACGATCGGCCGACCCACCCCGAACAACACCGTCTACGTCCTCGACGCCGACCGCCGCCCCCTGCCGATCGGCGAGGTCGGTGAGATGTGGGCGGGCGGCGCCTGCGTGTCCGTGGGCTACCTGGCCAACGAGCCGCTGAACGAAGAGCGGTACGCTCCCGACCCCTTCCTCGGCGGCGGCCATCGGATGTTCCGCACCCGTGACCTCGGCCGCTGGACCCCAGGCGGTGAGCTGGAGCATCTCGGCCGCACCGACGACCAGGTCAAGGTGCGCGGCTTCCGTGTCGAGCTGGACTCCGTGTCGTCGGTCCTGGAGGGCCTCCCCGGCTGCGTCCGCGCGGTGACCCTCAAGCGCGACGCCCGCAGCCTGGTCTCCTTCGTCTGCCCGGCCGACGTCGACCCGGCCGCGGCCCGCCGCGCGGTCGCCGAAGCGCTGCCGTACTACTGCGTGCCCGAAGATGTCATGCCCCTGACATTTCTGCCGGAGACCGACCGCGGCAAGATCGACAAACAGGCCCTGCTGAGAATGGCCCAGGAGCGACTGGCGGTGGGCGCCCGGTGACGACCTCGCTGAACCGGTCGGAGACCGAACTGCCGCCCGTCACGAAGCTCCGCCGCCTGCTCAAACACCCCCGGCTGATGCACCACAACCGCCTCGTGGCCCTGGTGATCGTCCTCAACCTGGGGTACGCGTACGAGAATCGGACCCTGTCCGATCGGTCACTCGGTCACGCCGTCCTCGCCAATCTCGCGCTGGCCGTCCTGATCCGCCAGCAGTACGTCGTCAACCTCCTCTTCCGGCTGGCGACTTCGGCCCCCACGCACTGGCCGCTGCGGCTGCGCTGGATGCTCGGAAAGGTCTACCACTTCGGCGGACTGCACGTGGGCGGGGCGCTCGCGGGAACGGTGTGGTTCCTGGCGCTGGCGCTCAGGACGACGAACGGGTCTCTCATGGCCGTGAGTTGGACGCTGATCGCCCTCCTGGCGCTGATCGTGGGGACGGCTCTTCCCCCCTTCCGCTCCCTCCACCACGACGCCTTCGAGAAGATCCACCGGTTCGGCGGCTGGAGCGCCCTCGCCCTCTTCTGGACGCACACCCTGATGTCCGCGCCGGATCCCCTGTCCCTGTCGGCCCTCGCACTCGTGACGTTCAGCGTGGCACTGCCCTGGCTGCGGCTGCGCAGGGTCGACGTACGCACCGAACGCCCTTCCCCACACGTGGCGTTGGCGCGCTTCGACTACGGCGAGACCCCGTTCGCCGGCTCCTCGACCGCCATCAGCCGCAGCCCGCTCAAGGAGTGGCACTCCTTCGCCAACGTCCCGGCCCCCGGCGAGTCCGGCTTCCGGCTCACGATCTCGCGGGCGGGCGACTGGACCGGCTCCTTCATCGACGACCTGCCGTCGAAGGTGTGGACGAAGGGCATCACCACGGCCGGGGTCGCCAACATCGAGGTCCTGTTCGAGAGGGTGGTGTACGTGGCGACCGGCAGCGGCATCGGCCCCTGTCTGCCCCACCTGCTGGCCGCCGAGGTCCCCTCCCGCCTGGTCTGGGCGACCCGCGACCCCCGCGCGACCTACGGCGACGCCCTCGTCGACGAGATCCTCGCCGTCCAGCCGCAGGCCGTCGTCTGGGACACGTCCCGCGAGGGCAAGCCGGACATGGTGGCGCTCGCGTACGCCGCGTACCGGGACTTCGGCGCGGAGGCGGTGATCTGTATCTCCAACAAGAAGCTGACCTGGCAGGTGGTGCACGGGCTGGAAGGGCGCGGGATTCCGGCGTACGGCGCGATCTGGGACTCGTAGAGGAGGCGATGGAACGGTGACAACGGACAACCCGACGGACAACCTGAAGCTGGAACGCGAGGGCGCGGTCGTGACCGTGCGCCTGCACCGCCCGCACGTCCTGAACGCGCTGAACTCCGCACTGCTCGCCGAACTCCTCGAAGTCCTGCGCCCGTTGGACGCCGACCCGGAGGTCGGCTGCTTCGTGGTCACGGGGTCGGAGCGGGCGTTCGCCGCCGGGGCCGACATCAGGGAGATGGCGGGGAAGTCGGCCGTGGAGATGGCGGAGGAGGACTACTTCTCACGCTGGGAGGAGTTCGCCGATCTGCGCACCCCGAAGATCGCGGCCGTGGCCGGCGTCGCTCTCGGCGGCGGCTGCGAGCTGGCGATGATGTGCGAGCTGGTGATCGCGGGGGAGTCGGCGGTGTTTGGCCAGCCGGAGATCAGGCTCGGTGTGGTCCCGGGCATCGGCGGCACCCAGCGGCTGACCCGTCTGGTCGGCCGGGCGAAGGCGATGGACCTCGTCCTCACCGGCCGCACGATGGACGCGCGGGAGGCGGAGGCGTGCGGCCTGGTCTCCCGTGTGGTGCCCGACGAGCGCGTCCTGGCCGAGTCCCTGACCGCGGCGGCGACCATCGCCTCGTACGGCCGCACTGCGGTCCGGGCGGCCCGTGAGTGCGTGGACCGTGCCCTGGAGACCGGCCTGCGCGACGGCATCCGCTACGAACGCCGGGTGTTCCACGCCCTGTTCGCCACCGAGGACCAGAAGGAGGGCATGGCCGCGTTCCTGGAGAAACGGCCCCCGGTCTTCCGGGGACGTTGACAGCCGGGGGCAGTCGACCGGGCCGGGGCCGGGACCAGCAGGCGCCGCCTGCCCCCGCCCCCGGTCGTTCCCGGTCCGCCCCCGTCCCGTCCCCGGTCCCGTCCCCGTCCCCGCCCCCGCCCCCGCCCCCGCACCGGTCTCGCCCCCGACCTTTGGGTGCGGGAGCACGTACCTCCACGCAGTCCTCGCGCGGACCTCCACGCAGTCCTCGCGCGGACCTCCAGGCAGTCCTCGCGCGGACCTCCACGCAGTCCTCGCGCGGTCCCCACCCAGAGGCCACGCCCCGGTCACCCCGAGGCCGCCAGGGCCAGCGCCCTCGTCACCCCGGGTTCCTTCGGCCCGAGGAACCGGGGGTCCGGCTCGAACACGGCGTCCAGGGCAGCCTTACCGGCCGCGAGGACCTCCCGGGCGCCCCCGTAGTACCAGGTCACGTCATGCTTGGCGGCGACGCCGACCCCGTACGAGTCCACCCCCGCCGCCTCGCACAGGGCGACGGCCCGCCGGATGTGGAAGTCCTGGCTGATCAGTACGGCCCTGTCGACCCCGAAGATCTTCTTGGCGCGGACGCAGGAGTCCCAGGTGTCGAAACCGGCGTAGTCGCTGACGATCCGCGCGTCGGGCACCCCGTGCCCGGTCAGATAGGCGCGCATCGCGTCGGGCTCGTCGTAGTCCTCACGGCTGTTGTCACCCGTCACGAGCACGACCTCGATACGGCCCTCCCGGTACAGCTTCGCCGCGGCGTCCAGCCGGTGCGCGAGATACGGCGAGGGCTCGCCGTCCCACAGACCGGCGCCGAAGACGACGGCGACCTCGGTGCGCGGCGCGTCGGCGGTCGTACCGAGCCGGCAGGACGTGGACACGTACAGCCAGGTGGCCGGCAGCAGCGCGAGCACGCACCCGGCCATCACGGCCTGCACCAGCCGCCGCCGCCCGGCACGGGTGCGCGGCAGCCGCGGTCGACGGATGTGCATACGGTGTCCCCCCAGGTCGTGAGCCCCTACGGCCCGGAAAGACGCAGCCCACTGTGATCCGGTTCGCTCACGTGCCACGAGCCACATCTCACACCGGCCCCCGGCACGGCGTGAACGACCCGAAAACACTCGTGACGGTCAGGCAACCGGGGTGCAACCTCGTGCCGTCAGGATCTGTTCATGACGGCGTCGCCCTCGCAGTACGACGAGTCCGAAGTCCACCTCGACAGTACGGCGCACATCATGAACCGGATCAGCTCCCAGCTCGCCAGCCAGCTCAGCCTCGTCCAGCACGACGGCCGCCGGCGTCCCGGACCGCCCGCGCTGGTCGTCGTCGCCCACGGCAGCCGCGACCCGCGCGCGCTGAGCACCGTCCGCACGCTCCTGGACCGCGTCCGCGAGCAGCGCCCCGGCCTGTCGGTGCACCTCGGCCACATCGAGCTCAACGAGCCGCTGCTGACGGACACCCTCGCCGGCCTCGACGCCGACGGCACGGCGGACGCCGTCCTGGTCCCCCTCCTGCTGGCCCGCGGCTACCACGTCAAACGGGACATCCCGGAGATGGCCGCGAAGGCGAGGGTGCACACGCGCGTGGCCGCGCCGCTCGGCCCGCACCCGCTCCTCGTGGAGACCCTGTACGCCCGCCTGGTTGAGGCGGGGTGGCGCACCGACATGACGGAGGCGGAACGCCGGACGAGCGCGGTCGTCCTCGCGGCGGCGGGCTCCCGCGACCCCGACTCGGCCGTCGACACCCGCCGCACTGCCGGCCTCCTGGCGCGGCGCCTGGGCGTGCCGGTGGTCCCCGCGTACGCCTCCACCGCGACCCCGACCGTCCCGACGGCGCTGCG
This Streptomyces sp. NBC_00377 DNA region includes the following protein-coding sequences:
- a CDS encoding enoyl-CoA hydratase-related protein produces the protein MTTDNPTDNLKLEREGAVVTVRLHRPHVLNALNSALLAELLEVLRPLDADPEVGCFVVTGSERAFAAGADIREMAGKSAVEMAEEDYFSRWEEFADLRTPKIAAVAGVALGGGCELAMMCELVIAGESAVFGQPEIRLGVVPGIGGTQRLTRLVGRAKAMDLVLTGRTMDAREAEACGLVSRVVPDERVLAESLTAAATIASYGRTAVRAARECVDRALETGLRDGIRYERRVFHALFATEDQKEGMAAFLEKRPPVFRGR
- a CDS encoding amino acid adenylation domain-containing protein, which encodes MPLRHLTPRDQRLFLQYGHGPAVPVPDPLIHHAVERHATATPHAIAAEHQGATLTYAELNRHADALAARLVREGVGPGDRVGLFVRRSISMVVGLLGILKAGAAYVPQDIGVAPRTQLDHVVRTAATAVVLTQREHVSRVPAGPRVIVLGDPRDVLLGDPGDVPLGLLLPAPPRSGPLAPALSSRPRVTPDHGCYVLFTSGTTGRPNGVEVTHRNVANILLTSPGSLGIRPGDRVAQLLNIAFDMAAWEILGCLAQGATLVIRGKDVAEAARTATVLIATPTVLSGIDPAACPRVRAVAVAGEPCPRPLADRWARRADFFNCCGPTETTIVNTMSRHDPAAPLLTIGRPTPNNTVYVLDADRRPLPIGEVGEMWAGGACVSVGYLANEPLNEERYAPDPFLGGGHRMFRTRDLGRWTPGGELEHLGRTDDQVKVRGFRVELDSVSSVLEGLPGCVRAVTLKRDARSLVSFVCPADVDPAAARRAVAEALPYYCVPEDVMPLTFLPETDRGKIDKQALLRMAQERLAVGAR
- a CDS encoding sirohydrochlorin chelatase codes for the protein MTASPSQYDESEVHLDSTAHIMNRISSQLASQLSLVQHDGRRRPGPPALVVVAHGSRDPRALSTVRTLLDRVREQRPGLSVHLGHIELNEPLLTDTLAGLDADGTADAVLVPLLLARGYHVKRDIPEMAAKARVHTRVAAPLGPHPLLVETLYARLVEAGWRTDMTEAERRTSAVVLAAAGSRDPDSAVDTRRTAGLLARRLGVPVVPAYASTATPTVPTALRALAARGRDRVAVASYFTAPGRFATESAAAAPWIASAPLGTHPAMASLLLHRYDQAWQMSNSSKAA
- a CDS encoding SanA/YdcF family protein, whose protein sequence is MHIRRPRLPRTRAGRRRLVQAVMAGCVLALLPATWLYVSTSCRLGTTADAPRTEVAVVFGAGLWDGEPSPYLAHRLDAAAKLYREGRIEVVLVTGDNSREDYDEPDAMRAYLTGHGVPDARIVSDYAGFDTWDSCVRAKKIFGVDRAVLISQDFHIRRAVALCEAAGVDSYGVGVAAKHDVTWYYGGAREVLAAGKAALDAVFEPDPRFLGPKEPGVTRALALAASG